One genomic region from Siniperca chuatsi isolate FFG_IHB_CAS linkage group LG18, ASM2008510v1, whole genome shotgun sequence encodes:
- the urm1 gene encoding ubiquitin-related modifier 1, whose protein sequence is MAAPTAIHLEFGGGAELLFNGVKEHHVTLPSQSEPWDMKQLLVWIQRNLLKERPELFVHGDSVRPGILVLINDADWELMGELDYQLQDQDNIVFISTLHGG, encoded by the exons ATGGCAGCGCCCACAGCGATTCACCTGGAGTTTGG TGGTGGAGCAGAGCTACTATTTAATGGTGTGAAGGAACATCATGTGACTCTTCCAAGCCAATCCGAGCCTT gGGACATGAAGCAGCTGCTGGTCTGGATCCAACGGAACCTGCTGAAGGAACGGCCCGAGCTCTTTGTCCATGGAgactctgt GAGACCTGGGATTCTGGTGCTTATCAATGATGCAGACTGGGAGCTAATG GGGGAGCTGGACTACCAACTACAAGACCAAGACaacattgtgtttatttctACTCTTCATGGAGGATAG
- the cercam gene encoding procollagen galactosyltransferase 2 yields MLLHFLVLGALVFQAECYFSEEKYPEESKMQPPTVVVAIIARNTAHSLPYYLGALERLNYPKDRISVWAATDHNTDNTTAILKEWLTVMQKFYHYVEWRPMDQPTSYAGELGPKHWPNSRYEYVMKLKQAALNFARKRWADYILYADTDNILTNPDTLNLLIAENKSVIAPMLDSQGAYSNYWCGITPQGYYRRTAEYFPTRHRHRLGCFPVPMVHSTMLLDLRKEGMKKLAFFPPHEDYSWPYDDIIVFAFSCRAAEIQMYLCNKERYGYLNVPAKPHHTLEDDRLNFVHVHLESMIDGPPMHHSRYIHMFPKQRDLMGFDEIYLINLRRRSDRRDRMLFSLNELEVDVKVVDAVDGNALNSSDIKILGVDLLPGYYDPFSGRTLTKGEVGCFLSHYFIWKEMVDMQMDKALIFEDDVRFQANFKRRVLRLMEEVEQVELDWDIIYFGRKQVNPGKEEAVENVRNLVMADYSYWTLSYAISLQGAQKLLNAEPLSKMLPVDEFLPIMYDKHPNEDYKSHFPNRNLQAYSTRPLLVQPCHYAGDAQWVSDTETSTLWDDDSVRTDWRGSHKTLKGAAPPPDMLSAAYRDEL; encoded by the exons ATGTTACTTCACTTTCTAGTTTTAGGGGCCTTGGTTTTCCAGGCTGAATGTTACTTTTCGGAGGAAAAGTATCCGGAGGAGTCGAAAATGCAGCCTCCTACGGTTGTTGTCGCTATCATAGCCAGAAACACCGCTCACTCCCTGCCGTACTACCTCGGAGCTCTGGAGAGACTCAACTACCCCAAAGATCGCATCTCTGTGTG GGCAGCCACGGATCACAACACAGATAACACCACAGCCATACTGAAAGAGTGGCTTACTGTCATGCAGAAATTCTACCATTATGTTGAGTGGAGACCAATGGACCAGCCCAC GTCTTATGCAGGAGAGTTGGGTCCTAAGCATTGGCCCAACAGCAGATATGAGTATGTGATGAAGCTGAAGCAGGCAGCACTCAACTTCGCCAGGAAACGCTGGGCCGATTACATCCTg tATGCTGACACAGACAACATCCTCACCAACCCAGACACCCTCAACCTGCTGATAGCAGAGAACAAGTCAGTCATCGCTCCCATGCTAGACTCTCAGGGAGCGTATTCCAACTACTGGTGCGGTATCACTCCGCAG ggATATTACCGTCGAACAGCAGAGTATTTCCCCACCCGTCACCGCCACAGACTGGGCTGCTTCCCTGTGCCCATGGTCCACTCCACCATGCTGCTGGATTTAAGGAAGGAGGGCATGAAGAAACTGGCCTTCTTCCCTCCACACGAGGACTACTCGTGGCCCTACGACGACATCATTGTGTTCGCCTTCTCCTGCCGGGCTGCAG AGATACAGATGTACCTGTGTAACAAGGAGCGCTATGGCTACCTGAACGTGCCGGCCAAACCTCACCACACCTTGGAAGACGATCGCCTCAACTTTGTCCATGTCCATCTTGAGTCCATGA TTGATGGTCCTCCAATGCACCACTCACGCTACATCCATATGTTCCCCAAACAGAGAGACCTCATGGGCTTTGATGAG ATATATCTGATTAATCTGCGACGCCGTTCTGACCGTAGAGACCGGATGCTGTTCTCTCTGAATGAGCTGGAGGTTGACGTCAAGGTGGTGGACGCTGTGGATGGAAA TGCACTGAACAGCAGTGACATTAAGATCCTGGGTGTCGACCTGCTGCCAGGCTACTATGACCCGTTCTCTGGACGCACCCTGACCAAAGGAGAGGTGGGCTGCTTCCTCAGCCACTACTTCATCTGGAAGGAG ATGGTGGACATGCAGATGGATAAGGCGCTGATCTTTGAAGACGACGTTCGTTTCCAGGCCAACTTCAAACGGCGGGTCCTCAGActgatggaggaggtggagcaggtggagctggactGGGATATCAT ATACTTCGGCAGGAAGCAGGTGAATCCTGGAAAGGAGGAGGCGGTGGAGAACGTTCGCAACTTGGTAATGGCCGACTACTCGTACTGGACTCTGTCCTATGCCATCTCCCTGCAGGGAGCCCAAAAACTGCTCAACGCTGAGCCACTGTCCAAGATGCTGCCTGTTGATGAATTCCTCCCTATCATGTATGACAAACATCCCAA tgaggACTACAAGTCCCATTTCCCCAACAGAAACTTACAAGCCTACAGTACACGCCCCCTTCTGGTCCAGCCGTGTCACTACGCCGGTGATGCCCAGTGGGTGAGCGACACGGAGACGTCGACTCTGTGGGACGATGACTCTGTACGCACCGATTGGAGGGGTTCCCACAAGACCCTGAAAGGGGCCGCGCCTCCACCCGACATGCTGTCAGCTGCCTACAGGGATGAACTTTAG